The proteins below are encoded in one region of Leishmania major strain Friedlin complete genome, chromosome 7:
- a CDS encoding putative 40S ribosomal protein S9, producing MRNYNNFNRVWKAPRRPFEKERLDREMKLCGQYGLRCKREIWRVNMTLSKMRRTARLLLTLPENHPRRLLEGSAIMRRCHEYGFLDEEKDKLDYVLSLTVPDILERRLQTIVFKAGLAKSVHHARVLIQQRHIAVAKQIVTIPSFIVRVSSERHIAFADASPFGNGRTGRVKRVRAKAAKRHAGGGDDDE from the coding sequence ATGCGCAACTACAACAACTTCAACCGCGTGTGGaaggcgccgcgccgtccgTTCGAGAAGGAGCGCCTCGACCGCGAGATGAAGCTCTGTGGTCAGTACGGTCTGCGCTGCAAGCGTGAAATCTGGCGTGTGAACATGACGCTGTCCAAGATGCGCCGCACGGCCcgtctgctgctgacgctgccggagaACCACCCCCGCCGTCTGCTGGAGGGTTCCGCCAtcatgcgccgctgccacgagtACGGCTTCCTCGACGAGGAGAAGGACAAGCTGGATTACGTGCTGTCGCTGACGGTGCCGGACATTctcgagcgccgcctgcagacCATCGTCTTCAAGGCCGGTCTCGCCAAGTCCGTGCACCACGCCCGCGTCCTGattcagcagcgccacatcgccgtcgccaagCAGATTGTGACGATCCCGTCCTTCATCGTGCGCGTGAGCAGTGAGCGCCACATCGCCTTCGCCGATGCTTCGCCGTTCGGCAACGGCCGCACTGGCCGCGTcaagcgcgtgcgcgcgaagGCCGCCAAGcgccacgccggcggcggcgatgacgacgagtAA
- a CDS encoding putative protein kinase, which translates to MAQPPSLAPATDTAVDAGARSGNRDMRFAQCSAPPLQMAHDSAAEFHDRCATPAASAAPSPPPPESPKALLSNYYDLEPYARRGLAGGAHGWKRVFGLLKPEMRRRSGRDEACAEDGGAAAAGMSGRRAPGSLTRTYDGSRVTTIDSPALLRESPGAIVPTTAAASTRSPTRRASTAESVYRSSVVKGDVSVHSSVSGSPVATGKPRTVRWYGDDQKLFSVAAASSASASTPAQPLHPPRLSVSPVAGAPSPPSRFLNSFFFPVLQHLSFCVSRSVGSGPGDSTTTGEATSGTTGSGVHTASTTNTFATSAALAVAQRNLQRDISNLVATTASVRLGASASSAFPGSHIHTARCSAVSSVAVSPRVGAAGSCKLQQQHEGVTAAASSSSLAVLHAGSSPICGQCRTGVVVEDEEGAAQHVAGSHVRFLSAEKQQPGMRGSLRRQSADACRQTPASSQKRDPSATWSGAGPCKPSIRESAQERRMPPHPAPCAAATAAGATADSGAAPVPPEASSTEAPNAASTESAGKPASSPTVAHRCTIAEQLAVLTSRREQQHRYTQQLQASRRSAGLGAGAVNALPSPLATLSSPAYTGAVAASTAMNFSSAELSRKTGGMRSPFPWASQYYTDTASGVFYSSVLQPHHYENHVYSDVTTEVQQCRRRCQLDRVPSLGAGVTAASKAGAKDEDVGHETHTATSMATGAGAATAASTRRSMERPAAESSLTAGLQPAAARKVSVSAGTAVLTSGVGNVAPLSHSKPAQPSNERRVDDLTVKYREDGSASYTISLTYHDSETGTSRTVNTSALPPLRRCDAGASIPGLSSLSGGTTARAAARTTRPTTTATLASSAPGAASLAHSRSVSGGEAAHAFAVNSPPARPAAATTTGKSLTHSQPHQASDAEDNDNASTMLGLAQAARTGGGRPRPARRSSISVGGSLKHCSSPAAGATAAGSGTSSPTCDAAAAATTTTSGKINPFAAPLPPTEPPHGPRLRGVAGRSGEMAIGAFLGGGACGKVYECLNTETGQVLAAKQIVFDAKDRKLRTRLKQLELELEVLTLAARHHVRWIVGFFGAEKRGHSVLMYLEYCQHGSLLDYMVEGNSTDAAVWNASSAPDDATPQPSTASAGRSAGCHFGAAGSPPVAAVEVWRRHTESVNEDASYLSTCSPLQGLREVRESHTEAAAALKTNSPKQQRQQAADDGSAAAGHVQRAGAEATEATGHASPQVRRHREESVEDEEYPARRGGGCLSAAAASVSSAASSVALSSSALDMMPLSEALHPQMPSLSIEQAQCFTKQIVDGLCFLHQHNYAHLDVKTANVLVAAVDECRLADLGCAMRIQPPPPGSPRQQQQGLAGMDKAVRGGANGDLDDVLSPPRYPVLVDRDAITELRGTALYMAPEMIRFESHAIGSPADVWSLGCVVMEMTTGCAPWRHIAKDKLRVLYRIGSARDELPLPPLIRAWAEEAREWLAQEGLPATADAEKQQDEVAACAMEAGGAAQAPRNPSASKADREVSRVDRDSGVVGGDLDNTVSDALDEPCSQRRRVDHGTYGDDGRCVAESAVDRACQHDPPPSSVGDTSCSGCEVAATPRSSLVLTAKMPASVRTPATSTRGGTSSSSFARAASATTAGLQLGGSNAADEVRLFREQRHVMRLYVALQDFVAACVRVRPEDRSSAAELLRHPFLTLCKDDV; encoded by the coding sequence ATGGCGCAACCGCCTTCGTTGGCGCCCGCCACGGATACCGCCGTGGACGCTGGTGCGCGTTCCGGCAACCGCGACATGCGATTTGCCCAGTGTAGTGCGCCGCCCTTGCAGATGGCGCACGACAGTGCGGCTGAGTTTCATGATCGGTGCGCCACACCAGCCGCTTCTGCCgccccatcgccgccgccaccagaATCGCCCAAGGCGCTCCTCAGCAACTACTACGACCTGGAGCCGTATGCGCGTCGGGGTCTTGCCGGCGGCGCCCACGGGTGGAAGCGCGTGTTTGGGCTGCTGAAGCCCGAGATGCGCAGGCGTAGCGGGAGAGATGAGGCGTGCGCTGAGGatggaggtgcagcagctgctggcatGTCTGGGCGCCGCGCGCCGGGCTCACTGACGCGCACGTACGATGGCTCCCGCGTTACCACCATCGACagcccggcgctgctgcgggagaGTCCCGGCGCGATTGTGCCGACTACTGCAGCCGCCTCGACGAGgtcaccgacgcggcgcgcgtCTACTGCAGAGAGCGTGtatcgcagcagcgtcgtaAAAGGCGACGTCTcggtgcacagcagcgtgtCGGGGtcgccggtggcgacgggGAAGCCGCGCACGGTGCGGTGGTACGGCGACGACCAGAAACTCTTTTCCGTGgccgcagcctcctccgcgtcaGCGAGCACGCCCGCGCAGCCGTTGCACCCGCCGCGGCTCTCCGTCTCGCCGGTTGCCggggcgccgtcgccaccgagTCGCTTCCTCAActccttctttttccctGTGCTACAGCACCTCAGCTTTTGCGTGAGCCGAAGTGTAGGCAGCGGCCCCGGGGACAGCACCACCACTGGTGAGGCGACCTCCGGGACGACCGGGAGCGGCGTGCACACGGCGTCTACCACCAACACTTTCGCTACTTCAgcggcgttggcggtggcgcagcgcaatCTGCAGCGAGACATCTCTAACTTGGTGGCCACAACAGCGTCAGTTCGGCTGGGCGCCTCCGCGTCTTCGGCCTTCCCGGGTTCCCATATCCACACagcgcgctgctccgccgtgTCGTCGGTGGCTGTATCTCCGCGGGTCGGCGCCGCAGGGTCTTGCAAAttgcaacagcagcacgagggggtgacagcggcagcgtccaGCTCGTCGCTCGCTGTACTgcacgcaggcagcagcCCCATCTGCGGGCAGTGTAGAACAGGTGTGGTTgtggaggacgaggagggggcggcacaGCACGTCGCGGGGTCTCATGTGCGCTTCCTGTCggcggagaagcagcagccgggTATGCGCGGCAGCCTTCGCCGTCAGAGCGCGGACGCCTGCCGTCAAACGCCCGCCAGCTCGCAGAAACGCGACCCCAGTGCCACGTGGAGCGGCGCGGGTCCGTGCAAGCCGAGTATACGGGAGTCTGCGCAGGAGCGAAGGATGCCGCCGCACCCCGCACCCTGtgccgcagcaacagccgCTGGCGCCACGGCCGACAGTGGTGCAGCACCGGTGCCACCCGAGGCGTCGTCCACGGAGGCACCGAACGCTGCAAGCACCGAGTCGGCTGGCAAGCCTGCTTCTTCCCCGACCGTGGCTCACCGCTGCACCATCGCCGAACAGCTGGCGGTGTTGACGAGTCGTCGAGAGCAACAACATCGCTacacacagcagctgcaggcaaGCAGGAGGTCGGCCGGgctcggcgccggcgccgtgaaTGCGCTGCCGTCTCCTCTGGCCACCCTGTCGTCCCCTGCCTACACGGGCGCTGTTGCGGCATCGACGGCCATGAATTTCTCCAGTGCAGAGCTCAGCAGGAAAACCGGCGGCATGCGCAGCCCATTCCCCTGGGCTTCGCAGTACTACACGGACACGGCATCAGGGGTATTCTACTCCtccgtgctgcagccgcaccactaCGAGAACCATGTCTACTCCGACGTCAcgacggaggtgcagcagtgcAGGCGAAGGTGTCAGCTGGACCGTGTGCCGAGTCTTGGCGCGGgcgtcaccgctgcctcgAAGGCGGGCGCAAAGGACGAGGATGTGGGGCACGAGACGCACACGGCCACGTCGATGGCGacaggagcaggagcagcaacagctgcGTCCACAAGACGCTCTATGGAGCGGCCGGCAGCCGAGTCGAGTCTCACGGCTGGCTTACAGCCAGCCGCAGCTCGCAAGGTCTCTGTATCGGCAGGTACCGCCGTCTTGACATCCGGCGTGGGCAACGTAGCGCCGCTGAGCCATTCAAAACCGGCGCAGCCCTCGAACGAGCGCCGCGTTGACGATTTGACCGTAAAGTACCGGGAGGATGGCTCGGCTTCGTACACCATCTCCCTCACTTACCACGACAGCGAAACCGGCACCTCGCGCACGGTGAACAcgagcgcgctgccgcctctgcgccgctgtgACGCGGGCGCGTCAATCCCGGGCCTCTCATCCCTCTCCGGTGGCACAAccgcgcgtgctgccgccCGCACGACACGCCCAaccacgacggcgacgctaGCCTCGAGTGCCCCTGGTGCCGCGTCACTGGCGCACTCGCGCAGCGTCAGTGGTGGTGAGGCCGCTCACGCATTCGCCGTAAACTCTCCGCCTGCGcgtcccgctgctgccaccacgaCGGGGAAGTCACTGACTCACTCGCAGCCGCATCAAGCATCTGATGCAGAGGACAACGATAACGCGTCGACGATGCTTGGTcttgcgcaggcggcgaggACAGGCGGCGGGCGACCGAGGCCGgctcggcgcagcagcatcagcgtTGGCGGCAGCCTCAAGCATTGTAGCTCCCCGGCAGCGGGGGCGACGGCAGCTGGTTCAGGGACGAGTAGCCCCAcgtgcgacgcggcggcagcggcgactaccaccaccagcggTAAGATCAACCCGTTCgctgcgccgttgccgcctaCAGAGCCGCCGCATGGCCCTCGGTTGCGCGGTGTCGccgggcgcagcggcgagatGGCGATCGGCGCCTtcctcggcggtggcgcctgCGGTAAGGTGTACGAGTGCCTGAACACAGAGACTGGGCAGGTGCTGGCAGCGAAGCAGATCGTCTTCGACGCGAAGGATCGGAAGCTGCGAACGCGGTTGAAGCAGCTAGAGCTggagctggaggtgctgacGCTTGCGGCGCGTCATCACGTGCGGTGGATTGTGGGCTTCTTCGGTGCAGAGAAGCGTGGTCACTCAGTTCTCATGTACCTCGAGTACTGCCAGCACGGCTCCTTGCTGGACTACATGGTGGAAGGCAACAGTACCGATGCTGCTGTGTGGAACGCTAGCAGTGCCCCGGATGATGCTACCCCGCAACCGTCGACTGCCTCTGCTGGCCGTAGTGCGGGTTGTCACTTCGGCGCGGCTGGCAGCCCACCAGTCGCTGCGGTGGAGGTGTGGCGACGGCACACCGAGAGTGTGAACGAAGACGCCAGCTACCTGAGCACGTGCTCTCCACTTCAGGGTCTGCGCGAGGTGCGCGAGAGCCACACcgaggccgctgccgccctcaAAACGAATTCAccaaagcagcagcggcagcaggccgCAGATGAcggctccgctgcggcggggcATGTTCAGAGGGCGGGGGCAGAGGCGACCGAAGCCACAGGCCACGCCTCTCCGCAAGTCCGCAGGCACCGGGAGGAGAGCGTCGAGGATGAAGAGTACcctgcgcgccgcggagggggctgcctctctgccgccgccgcttccgtCTCCTCGGCAGCCAGCTCCGTTGCCTTATCCAGCTCGGCGTTGGATATGATGCCGCTTAGCGAGGCGCTACACCCGCAGATGCCGTCCTTGTCTATTGAGCAGGCGCAGTGCTTCACGAAACAAATCGTTGACGGTCTTTGCTTCCTGCATCAGCACAACTACGCCCACCTCGATGTGAAGACGGCAAACGTACTCGTCGCGGCCGTCGACGAATGCCGCTTGGCGGACCTCGGGTGCGCTATGCGCAtccagccgccgccaccggggtcgccacggcagcagcaacagggACTGGCAGGGATGGATAAGGCGGTGAGGGGAGGCGCCAACGGCGACCTCGACGACGTCTTGTCACCACCCCGCTATCCAGTGCTAGTTGACCGAGATGCCATCACCGAACTTCGCGGCACGGCCCTTTACATGGCGCCAGAGATGATCCGCTTTGAGAGCCATGCCATCGGCAGTCCCGCCGACGTGTGGTCGCTGGGGTGCGTCGTGATGGAGATGACGACCGGCTGCGCCCCGTGGCGGCACATTGCGAAGGACAAGCTGCGAGTGTTGTACCGGATCGGCTCGGCACGCGATgagctgccgttgccgccgctcatACGCGCgtgggcggaggaggccagAGAATGGCTGGCGCAGGAAGGCCTGCCGGCAACGGCTGATGCTGAGAAGCAGCAGGATGAGGTGGCAGCGTGCGCGATGGAggcgggcggcgctgctcaagCACCTCGCAACCCCTCAGCGTCGAAAGCGGACCGTGAAGTCAGCCGCGTCGACCGCGACAGTGGTGTCGTTGGTGGCGACCTTGACAACACAGTTTCGGACGCGCTTGATGAGCCCTGCtcacagcgccggcgcgtTGACCACGGCACTTATGGTGACGATGGCAGGTGCGTCGCAGAGTCGGCGGTGGATCGTGCTTGCCAGCACGATCCACCGCCTTCCAGTGTGGGAGacacgagctgcagcggctgcgaagtcgctgccacgccgcgctcaTCGTTGGTCTTGACCGCGAAGATGCCGGCTTCGGTGCGTACCCCTGCCACTAGCACTCGCGGCGGcacgtcatcctcgtcgttcGCGCGTGCCGCCTCTGCGACGACCGCGGGCCTGCAGCTCGGCGGATCGAacgccgccgacgaggtGCGCCTCTTCCGCGAACAACGTCACGTCATGCGTCTCtacgtggcgctgcaggactTCGTtgccgcgtgtgtgagggTGCGACCAGAggaccgcagcagcgctgcggagcttCTCCGCCATCCCTTCCTGACTCTCTGCAAGGATGATGTCTAG
- a CDS encoding putative Qa-SNARE protein, producing MRAEVKAKPGGGNESTLIEHMKASVQPSTAAAAEVQRAPQNAAASNLQSGYSGIGSGPSAAVPPANSAVISSTAQKTRENIERALRMNEATNNSGYATLQSLGKQREVIQNSLDTVDSTHQHLSDSRQVIRDIRVGVYKEWLIKGCVISFLVLLIVIIIYSKFIRK from the coding sequence ATGCGCGCAGAAGTGAAGGCGAAGCCGGGTGGCGGCAATGAAAGCACGCTGATCGAGCACATGAAGGCTTCCGTGCAACCGtccaccgcggcagccgcggaggTGCAACGGGCACCGCAAAATGCAGCTGCTTCGAATCTGCAAAGTGGCTacagcggcatcggcagcggccccagcgcagcggtgccgccggccAACTCCGCCGTAATCTCCTCGACCGCGCAGAAGACCCGCGAGAACATCGAGCGCGCGCTTCGCATGAACGAGGCCACGAACAACTCCGGCTACGCTACTTTGCAGTCGCTGGGAAAGCAGCGCGAAGTCATCCAGAACAGCCTCGACACAGTGGATTCGACGCACCAACATCTTAGCGACTCCCGCCAGGTCATCCGCGACATCCGCGTGGGCGTGTATAAGGAGTGGCTCATCAAGGGATGCGTCATTTCGTTTCTGGTGCTTCTGATCGTCATCATTATCTATTCGAAGTTCATTCGGAAGTAG
- a CDS encoding putative vacuolar-type Ca2+-ATPase — translation MRASAMEDHHAPVPLSEATGTSRSYGTYTYDVHEFDRMRKEDLASSVRRRFTKRSHTVITGSENFGAGLQDSLEDIFARANEAVPMYEKLGKVEGIANTLHTSLKSGVDGNTVEARRVFFGKNALPEEPPLTFWEMYKASWEDRMIRLLAVAAIVSLILGLTVPDPGETEVNYTTGWIEGFAIICSVIIVTTVSSVNDYNKEKRFHKLTEENSAQPVRVRRGGKDVTIDVTEIVVGDIVSLSPGLVVPVDGFYVTGMSVVIDESSVTGENDPKKKSASAPIILTGTVVNTAEDAYMLACAVGERSFGGKLLMESRGAGTPRPTPLQERLDELADLIGRIGLGAAMLLFALLSLMEGFRMLQHDPGASYRHFLDYFLLCIAIIVVAVPEGLPLAVTIALAYSQNKMHDDNNQVRRLRACETMGNATQICSDKTGTLTQNLMSVVQGYVGMQHFSVKRPGDLPEPVPLSGMRAISLRQLSEGIAINSSSEKVVSTTDKEGHTAAPYWQWVADKGNKTDNALLDFVDRVAMTEADARDMGSRPHQRIREACRQRGFTIFPFTSDRKRMSAVVRQEDGTLVHHVKGGSDRILPLCDRYVNEAGDEVPMTDEARARIAQQVKKLADMANRTIGVAYAVLGGTELPEDEPTESLVWLSLLGIQDPLRPEVADAVMKCQAAGVTVRMCTGDNIDTAVAISRQCGIFNPYYGDLAMTGQDFRNLVYDAYGDEERMAKFWPVLDHMTVMARSQPLDKQLLVLMLMTRGEVVAVTGDGTNDAPALRLANVGFVMRSGTDIAVKSADIVLLDDNFRSVQRAVVWGRCVNDNIRKFLQLQLTVNYVSVALTFIGSLMAGGHSSPLTTVQLLWVNLIMDTLAALALATEEPSEECLKRQPIHRKAPLVSCRMHMTIFSVAAYMLVLTLSLQAYAHVWFKAVPLDGVEHSTIIFNVFVLCSVMHMLNCRKLYDELNVLEGICSRSALCISVISFCFLFQIIAVQAFGGFMKVTALRSEEWVVCVILATGVLFIGFVSRLIPVCEPQFEKTFDGSMLDEDAKAMLARLDSAVTKAQAATDEYKEGIYLERARRLRARALWSEARHHHLNVSRVVNAFRRRRAERIEEGSLLSVM, via the coding sequence ATGCGTGCATCCGCGATGGAGGATCATCACGCCCCGGTGCCGCTGTCAGAAGCGACTGGCACCTCTCGCTCGTACGGCACGTACACCTACGACGTTCACGAGTTTGACCGCATGCGGAAAGAGGACCTCGCCTCCTCGGTGCGCCGGCGCTTCACCAAGCGCTCCCACACGGTGATCACGGGCAGCGAGAACTTCGGTGCAGGCCTTCAAGATTCGCTCGAGGACATCTTTGCCCGCGCCAACGAGGCAGTGCCGATGTACGAAAAGCTCGGCAAAGTAGAGGGCATCGCGAACACGCTGCACACGTCCCTGAAGAGCGGCGTGGACGGCAACACCGTGGAGGCGCGCCGCGTCTTCTTTGGCAAGAACGCACTGCCCGAGGAACCGCCGCTAACCTTTTGGGAGATGTACAAGGCCTCGTGGGAGGACAGGATGATCCgcctgctggcggtggcggccatTGTGTCACTCATCCTGGGCCTCACCGTGCCGGATCCCGGCGAGACGGAGGTGAACTACACGACGGGCTGGATCGAGGGCTTTGCCATCATCTGCTCTGTTATCATCGTGACCACCGTGTCATCCGTCAACGACTACAACAAGGAGAAACGGTTCCACAAGCTGACGGAGGAGAACTCCGCGCAGCCGGTTCGCGTGCGCCGTGGCGGAAAAGATGTCACGATCGATGTGACGGAGATCGTCGTGGGCGATATCGTGAGCCTGTCGCCTGGCCTTGTGGTGCCTGTGGATGGGTTCTACGTGACGGGCATGAGCGTCGTGATCGACGAGAGCAGCGTGACGGGCGAGAATGAcccgaagaagaagagcgcgagcgcgccgATCATCTTGACAGGGACTGTGGTGAACACTGCGGAGGATGCGTACAtgcttgcgtgtgcggtgGGTGAGCGCTCGTTCGGCGGCAAGCTGCTGATGGAGTCGCGCGGCGCTGGTACACCCCgcccgacgccgctgcaggagcgtCTGGACGAGCTTGCCGACCTCATCGGTCGCATCGGTCTCGGCGCTGCGATGCTACTGTTCGCCTTGCTGTCCTTGATGGAGGGGTTTCGGATGCTACAGCACGACCCGGGAGCTTCGTACCGCCACTTCCTCGACTACTTCCTTCTCTGCATCGCCATCATTGTGGTGGCCGTGCCGGAGGGCCTTCCGCTGGCGGTGACGATCGCGCTTGCCTACTCTCAGAACAAGATGcacgacgacaacaaccaggtgcgccgcctgcgcgcgtgcgagacGATGGGCAACGCGACGCAGATTTGCAGCGACAAGACAGGCACGCTGACGCAGAACCTGATGAGCGTGGTGCAGGGCTACGTTGGAATGCAGCACTTTTCCGTGAAGCGTCCTGGCGACTTGCcagagccggtgccgctgtcTGGCATGCGCGCGATCTCGCTTCGCCAGCTCAGCGAGGGCATTGCGATCAACAGCTCGAGCGAGAAGGTTGTGAGCACGACGGACAAGGAGGGCCACACGGCTGCGCCGTACTGGCAGTGGGTGGCGGACAAGGGCAACAAGACGGACAACGCGCTGCTGGACTTTGTGGACCGCGTTGCGatgacggaggcggacgcaCGCGACATGGGGTCGCGGCCGCACCAGCGGATCCGCGAGgcgtgccggcagcgcggGTTCACGATCTTCCCGTTCACGAGCGACCGGAAGCGGATGAGCGCTGTTGTGCGGCAGGAGGACGGGACGCTGGTGCACCACGTGAAGGGCGGGTCTGACCGTATTCTGCCGCTGTGCGACCGGTACGTGAACGAGGCGGGCGACGAGGTGCCCATGACGGACGAGGCGCGGGCGCGCAttgcgcagcaggtgaaAAAGTTGGCGGACATGGCGAACCGCACCATCGGTGTCGCGTACGCGGTGCTTGGCGGCACTGAGCTTCCCGAGGATGAGCCGACCGAGAGCTTGGTATGGCTGTCCCTGCTCGGCATCCAGGACCCGCTTCGACCGGAGGTGGCGGATGCTGTGATGAAGTGCCAGGCGGCGGGAGTGAcggtgcgcatgtgcacagGTGACAACATCGATACGGCGGTGGCCATCTCACGCCAGTGTGGCATCTTCAATCCCTACTACGGCGATCTTGCGATGACTGGCCAGGACTTCCGCAATCTTGTGTACGACGCgtacggcgacgaggagcgcATGGCGAAGTTCTGGCCCGTGCTGGACCACATGACGGTGATGGCGCGCTCGCAGCCGCTGGACAAGCAGCTTCTTGTGCTGATGTTGATGACGCGCGGCGAGGTTGTCGCTGTGACCGGCGACGGGACGAACgacgcgcctgcgctgcgccttgcgAACGTTGGGTTTGTGATGCGGAGCGGGACGGATATTGCGGTGAAGTCTGCGGACAttgtgctgctggacgacAACTTCCGCTctgtgcagcgcgccgttgTGTGGGGCCGGTGCGTGAACGACAACATCCGCAAgttcctgcagctgcagttgACGGTGAACTACGTTTCCGTGGCACTGACGTTCATCGGGTCGCTTATGGCGGGCGGCCATTCCtcgccgctgacgacggtgcagctgctgtgggTGAACCTGATCATGGACACACTGGCCGCCTTGGCGCTTGCGACGGAGGAGCCGAGCGAGGAGTGCCTGAAGCGGCAGCCCATTCACCGCAAGGCACCGCTGGTATCGTGCCGCATGCACATGACCATATTCAGTGTAGCAGCCTACATGCTGGTCCTAACCCTAAGCTTGCAGGCGTATGCACACGTCTGGTTcaaggcggtgccgctcgaCGGCGTGGAGCACAGCACGATCATCTTCAACGTGTTTGTGCTTTGTTCGGTGATGCACATGCTCAACTGCCGCAAGCTGTACGATGAGCTGAACGTGCTGGAGGGTATTTGTTCCCGCTCAGCACTCTGCATCAGCGTCATCAGCTTCTGCTTTCTGTTTCAGATTATCGCCGTGCAGGCGTTCGGCGGCTTCATGAAGGTCACCGCCCTTCGGTCGGAGGAGTGGGTTGTGTGCGTGATCCTCGCCACCGGCGTGCTCTTCATTGGCTTCGTATCGCGGCTCATTCCTGTTTGCGAGCCGCAGTTTGAGAAGACCTTCGACGGAAGCATgctcgacgaggacgccaaggCGATGCTGGCGAGGCTCGACAGCGCGGTCACcaaggcgcaggcggcgacTGACGAGTACAAGGAGGGCATCTACCTTGAGAGGGCGCGTCGGCTTCGAGCGCGTGCCCTGTGGAGTGAGGCACGCCACCACCATCTCAACGTGAGCCGCGTCGTCAACGCGTTCCGTCGCAGAAGGGCGGAGCGGATTGAGGAGGGTAGTCTCTTGAGCGTCATGTAA